One part of the Paramormyrops kingsleyae isolate MSU_618 chromosome 2, PKINGS_0.4, whole genome shotgun sequence genome encodes these proteins:
- the fam81b gene encoding protein FAM81B produces the protein MVYLLSLKCRLANPEQSMAFLLEEAVRIKDDIIASLRTTQTSVQTQAFSHRLLENHVQTITHIVRQLSKNIEMLERQIILRDHISSGSSFALQSLDQKNLMGIGDLRGRMARCDASIAKLSGDISATEREIYKLQQQITKLQTSQELQLRETELKWLQSVGKLDTAMVEHKSSLKIAQGNLYRDMQLLEIKTSDSLKGLSDDSSQVKQWTEQQLRLLADMQTQSSGQQHSLLCNRMDLIEKKFQECVGPLLVKAERAEGHTEQEGKAAALRHLEDKLDALERSIWGELALIKKEYHSGFQLIYDAIESLSQISDAKAQLDRQKLENDIKHIRRKIVELKTT, from the exons atggtttatttattgtcccTGAAATGTAGGCTGGCAAATCCAGAGCAGAGTATGGCGTTCTTATTGGAAGAAGCTGTTCGCATCAAAGATGACATTATTGCCAGCCTGCGTACCACACAGACATCTGTGCAGACACAGGCCTTTTCACACAGACTGCTGGAGAATCATGTCCAGACCATCACTCACATCGTTAGGCAGCTCAGCAAGAACATTGAG ATGCTGGAGAGACAGATCATCCTGAGGGACCACATATCCTCTGGGAGCAGTTTTGCTCTACAAAGCTTGGATCAGAAGAATCTGATGGGCATTGGAGACCTCAGGGGGAGAATGGCCAG GTGTGATGCCAGCATTGCCAAACTCTCTGGGGATATCAGTGCAACTGAAAGGGAAATTTATAAACTCCAGCAGCAGATTACAAAGCTCCAAACCAGCCAGGAACTACAACTTCGGGAGACTGAGCTAAAG TGGTTGCAGAGTGTGGGAAAGTTGGACACTGCCATGGTAGAACACAAAAGCAGCCTGAAGATTGCGCAGGGAAATCTGTACAGAGACATGCAGCTCCTGGAGATCAA GACCTCCGATAGTCTGAAGGGGTTGAGTGATGACAGCAGCCAGGTGAAGCAGTGGACTGAGCAGCAGCTGCGTCTCTTggcagacatgcagacacagTCCAGTGGGCAGCAACATTCTCTGCTGTGCAACAGGATG GATCTGATTGAGAAGAAGTTCCAAGAATGTGTTGGCCCCTTGTTGGTGAAAGCTGAGAGAGCAGAGGGGCACACGGAGCAGGAAGGCAAGGCTGCCGCGCTGAGGCACCTCGAGGACAAGCTTGATGCCTTGGAGAGGAGTATCTGGGGAGAGCTGGCGCTGATCAAAAAGGAGTACCATTCAG GCTTTCAACTGATCTACGATGCGATTGAATCCTTAAGCCAAATCTCTGATGCCAAGGCTCAGCTGGATCGACAGAAGCTTGAGAACGACATCAAGCATATCCGCCGTAAGATCGTGGAGCTGAAAACCACATGA